The proteins below come from a single Kosakonia sp. SMBL-WEM22 genomic window:
- the glnK gene encoding P-II family nitrogen regulator, protein MKLVTVVIKPFKLEDVREALSSIGIQGLTVTEVKGFGRQKGHAELYRGAEYSVNFLPKVKIDVAIADDQLDEVIDIISKAAYTGKIGDGKIFVAELERVIRIRTGEADEAAL, encoded by the coding sequence ATGAAGCTGGTAACCGTGGTGATTAAGCCATTCAAACTTGAAGATGTGCGTGAAGCGCTCTCTTCGATTGGTATTCAGGGGCTGACCGTGACGGAAGTAAAAGGGTTTGGCCGTCAGAAGGGGCATGCCGAGCTTTACCGCGGTGCGGAGTACAGCGTCAACTTCCTGCCAAAAGTAAAAATCGACGTGGCGATCGCCGACGATCAGCTTGATGAGGTGATCGATATCATCAGCAAAGCGGCCTACACCGGAAAAATTGGCGACGGCAAAATATTTGTTGCCGAACTCGAACGCGTGATCCGTATTCGTACCGGCGAAGCCGACGAAGCGGCGCTGTAA
- the amtB gene encoding ammonium transporter AmtB, with amino-acid sequence MRMKTVKATLASLALLPGLALAAPAVADKADNGFMMICTALVLFMSIPGIALFYGGLIRGKNVLSMLTQVAVTFALVCILWVVYGYSLAFSEGNSFFGSFNWVMLKNIALTDVMGSIYQYIHVAFQGSFACITVGLIVGALAERIRFSAVLIFVVVWMTLSYVPIAHMVWGGGLLATHGALDFAGGTVVHINAAIAGLVGAYLIGKRVGFGKEAFKPHNLPMVFIGTAILYVGWFGFNAGSASSANEIAALAFVNTVVATAAAILSWVFGEWAMRGKPSLLGACSGAIAGLVGITPACGYVGVGGALIVGLVCGLAGLWGVTALKRMLRVDDPCDVFGVHGVCGIIGCILTGIFASTSLGGVGFASGVTMGHQVLVQLESVGITIVWSAVVAFIGYKLADMTVGLRVPEEQEREGLDVNSHGENAYNA; translated from the coding sequence ATGAGAATGAAAACAGTAAAAGCTACCCTTGCCTCGCTGGCTTTGCTGCCGGGCCTGGCACTTGCCGCGCCGGCCGTTGCGGATAAAGCAGATAACGGTTTTATGATGATTTGCACCGCGCTGGTGCTGTTTATGTCCATTCCGGGCATCGCGCTCTTTTACGGTGGCCTGATCCGGGGCAAAAACGTGCTCTCAATGCTGACCCAGGTGGCGGTCACCTTCGCGCTGGTCTGCATTCTCTGGGTGGTCTACGGCTATTCGCTCGCCTTCAGTGAAGGCAACAGCTTCTTCGGCAGCTTCAACTGGGTGATGCTGAAAAATATCGCCCTCACCGATGTGATGGGCAGCATCTATCAATATATCCATGTCGCCTTCCAGGGCTCCTTCGCCTGCATCACCGTGGGGCTTATCGTCGGCGCGCTCGCCGAGCGTATTCGCTTCTCTGCGGTGCTGATCTTTGTGGTGGTGTGGATGACGCTCTCCTATGTGCCGATTGCGCACATGGTGTGGGGCGGCGGTCTGCTGGCAACCCACGGCGCGCTTGATTTTGCGGGCGGTACGGTGGTGCACATTAACGCCGCGATTGCAGGCCTCGTAGGCGCGTACCTGATTGGCAAACGCGTCGGCTTCGGCAAAGAGGCGTTTAAACCGCACAACCTGCCGATGGTCTTTATCGGTACCGCGATCCTCTATGTTGGCTGGTTCGGCTTCAACGCCGGTTCGGCGAGCAGCGCCAACGAAATTGCCGCGCTGGCCTTTGTGAACACTGTGGTTGCTACTGCTGCCGCAATCCTCTCCTGGGTCTTTGGCGAGTGGGCAATGCGCGGTAAGCCGTCGCTGCTCGGTGCCTGCTCCGGTGCGATTGCTGGCCTGGTTGGTATCACCCCGGCGTGCGGTTATGTCGGTGTCGGCGGCGCGCTGATCGTGGGTCTGGTGTGCGGTCTGGCCGGTCTGTGGGGCGTGACGGCGCTGAAACGTATGCTGCGCGTCGATGATCCGTGTGATGTCTTTGGCGTTCACGGCGTGTGCGGCATTATCGGCTGTATCCTGACGGGTATCTTCGCCTCCACCTCCCTTGGCGGCGTAGGCTTCGCCTCCGGCGTCACCATGGGCCATCAGGTTTTGGTACAGCTGGAGAGCGTCGGCATCACTATCGTCTGGTCTGCGGTGGTTGCTTTTATCGGTTACAAA